One window of the Streptomyces sp. NBC_00259 genome contains the following:
- the frc gene encoding formyl-CoA transferase, protein MSKALEGIRVLDMTHVQSGPSATQLLAWLGADVVKLEAPGGDITRRQLRDLPDVDSLYFTMLNCNKRSITLNTKSERGKELLTELIRRSDVLVENFGPGAVDRMGFTWERIREINPRIVYASIKGFGEGPYTKFKAYEVVAQAMGGSMSTTGFEDGPPLATGAQIGDSGTGVHAVAGILAALFQRECTGRGQRVNVAMQHAVLNLCRVKLRDQQRLAHGALAEYPNEDFGDEVPRSGNASGGGQPGWAVRCAPGGPNDYVYVIVQPVGWEPLSRLIGRPELADDPEWATPEARLPKLGKMFQLIEEWSSTLAKWEVLERLNAHNIPCGPILSTKEIIEDASLVANEMVVEVAHPERGSFTTVGSPLKLSDSPVDVVRSPLLGEHNAEVYVGELGLGDEELRLLRTGGVI, encoded by the coding sequence ATGAGCAAGGCTCTTGAGGGCATCCGTGTCCTCGACATGACACATGTCCAGTCCGGCCCTTCGGCGACGCAGCTTCTGGCGTGGCTGGGTGCGGACGTGGTGAAGCTGGAGGCGCCGGGCGGTGACATCACGCGCAGGCAGTTGCGTGATCTCCCCGACGTCGACTCGCTCTACTTCACGATGCTCAACTGCAACAAGCGGAGCATCACGCTCAACACCAAGTCCGAGCGCGGCAAGGAGCTGCTGACCGAGCTGATCCGGCGTTCCGATGTGCTGGTGGAGAACTTCGGGCCGGGTGCGGTGGACCGGATGGGGTTCACCTGGGAGCGCATCAGGGAGATCAATCCACGGATCGTCTATGCCTCCATCAAGGGGTTCGGTGAGGGCCCGTACACCAAGTTCAAGGCGTACGAGGTGGTGGCTCAGGCCATGGGCGGGTCGATGTCGACGACCGGCTTCGAGGACGGTCCGCCGCTGGCGACGGGTGCCCAGATCGGTGATTCGGGCACGGGGGTGCACGCGGTGGCGGGGATTCTCGCCGCGTTGTTCCAGCGGGAGTGCACCGGGCGCGGGCAGCGGGTCAATGTGGCCATGCAGCATGCCGTGCTCAACCTGTGCCGGGTGAAGTTGCGCGATCAGCAGCGGCTGGCCCATGGAGCCCTTGCCGAGTATCCCAACGAGGACTTCGGTGATGAGGTTCCCCGTTCGGGAAACGCCTCGGGTGGCGGTCAGCCGGGGTGGGCGGTGCGGTGTGCTCCGGGTGGTCCGAACGACTACGTGTACGTGATCGTGCAGCCGGTGGGGTGGGAGCCGCTGTCGCGGCTGATCGGCCGGCCGGAGCTCGCGGACGATCCCGAGTGGGCGACGCCGGAGGCGCGGCTTCCGAAGCTGGGGAAGATGTTCCAGCTGATCGAGGAGTGGTCGTCGACGCTCGCGAAGTGGGAGGTGCTGGAGCGGCTCAACGCCCACAACATCCCGTGCGGGCCGATCCTGTCGACGAAGGAGATCATCGAGGACGCGTCGCTGGTGGCGAACGAGATGGTCGTGGAGGTGGCGCATCCGGAGCGTGGTTCGTTCACGACGGTCGGCTCGCCGCTGAAGCTGTCGGACTCTCCGGTGGATGTGGTCCGTTCGCCGCTGCTGGGTGAGCACAACGCCGAGGTGTACGTGGGTGAGCTGGGGCTCGGGGACGAGGAGTTGCGGCTGCTGAGGACGGGCGGGGTGATCTAG
- the sucC gene encoding ADP-forming succinate--CoA ligase subunit beta gives MDLYEYQAREIFQQYGIAVPDAETADTAREARAAAERLGGRVIVKAQVKTGGRGKAGGVKLAADPPAAELTARQILGMDIKGHQVRKVMLARPAAIDAEYYISYVLDRAAGHFLAIASAEGGMDIEEVAATRPQAVARIPVDPRAGVSETTAAEIAAAAGLPPATAPVLHRLWRALTDEDALLVEVNPLVRTTGGDILALDGKITLDDNARFRQARWGDRAGAHDDPLEAAAAAKGLNYVRLDGEVGIIGNGAGLVMSTLDVVAGCGARPANFLDIGGGASAQVMADALATVLDDPGVRSVLVNVFGGITACDSVADGIVTALDTVRLTKPLVVRLDGNNAARGRAILDARAHPLVQQATTMDAAARRAAVLATDVTAV, from the coding sequence ATGGATCTGTACGAGTACCAGGCACGCGAGATCTTCCAGCAGTACGGCATCGCCGTACCCGACGCCGAAACCGCCGACACGGCCCGCGAAGCCCGCGCGGCCGCAGAACGCCTCGGCGGCCGCGTCATCGTCAAGGCCCAGGTCAAGACCGGCGGCCGCGGCAAGGCAGGCGGCGTCAAACTCGCCGCCGACCCGCCCGCCGCCGAACTCACCGCCCGCCAGATCCTCGGCATGGACATCAAGGGCCACCAGGTGCGCAAGGTCATGCTCGCCCGGCCCGCCGCCATCGACGCCGAGTACTACATCTCCTACGTCCTCGACCGCGCCGCCGGCCACTTCCTCGCCATCGCCTCCGCCGAAGGCGGCATGGACATCGAGGAAGTCGCCGCCACCCGGCCCCAAGCCGTCGCCCGCATCCCCGTCGACCCCCGCGCAGGCGTCAGCGAAACCACGGCCGCCGAGATCGCCGCGGCCGCCGGCCTCCCACCCGCCACCGCACCCGTACTCCACCGCCTCTGGCGCGCCCTGACCGACGAGGACGCCCTCCTCGTCGAGGTCAACCCCCTCGTCCGCACCACCGGGGGAGACATCCTCGCCCTCGACGGCAAAATCACCCTCGACGACAACGCCCGCTTCCGGCAGGCCCGCTGGGGCGACCGCGCCGGCGCCCACGACGACCCGCTGGAAGCCGCAGCGGCCGCCAAAGGCCTCAACTACGTACGCCTCGACGGCGAAGTCGGCATCATCGGCAACGGCGCCGGACTGGTCATGTCCACCCTCGACGTCGTCGCGGGCTGCGGCGCCCGGCCCGCGAACTTCCTCGACATCGGCGGAGGGGCATCCGCCCAGGTCATGGCCGACGCCCTGGCCACCGTCCTCGACGACCCCGGAGTCCGGAGCGTCCTCGTCAACGTCTTCGGCGGCATCACGGCCTGCGACTCCGTCGCCGACGGCATCGTCACCGCCCTCGACACCGTACGACTGACCAAACCCCTCGTCGTACGCCTCGACGGCAACAACGCCGCACGCGGCCGCGCCATCCTCGACGCCCGCGCCCACCCGCTCGTCCAGCAGGCCACCACGATGGACGCCGCCGCCCGCCGGGCCGCCGTCCTCGCCACCGACGTCACAGCAGTGTGA
- the sucD gene encoding succinate--CoA ligase subunit alpha, whose translation MAIYLTKDSKVLVQGMTGGEGMKHTRRMLAAGTDIVGGVNPRKAGRSVDFDDRTVPVFGSVREAVHATGADATVVFVPPAFTGAAVTEAVDAGIGLAVVITEGVPVHDAVAFTAYAKARGTRVIGPNCPGLISPGQSNAGIIPADIAPAPGVIGLVSKSGTLTYQLMHELRDIGFSSAVGIGGDPVIGTSHIDCLAAFEADPDTELIVLIGEIGGDAEERAATVIREQISKSVIAYIAGFTAPEGRTMGHAGAIVSGSTGTAHAKKAALEAAGVTVGSTPSETAQLVRDHLAR comes from the coding sequence ATGGCCATCTATCTCACCAAGGACAGCAAGGTCCTCGTGCAGGGCATGACCGGAGGCGAGGGCATGAAGCACACCCGCCGGATGCTCGCCGCCGGCACCGACATCGTCGGCGGCGTCAACCCGCGCAAGGCGGGCCGCAGCGTCGACTTCGACGACCGCACCGTCCCCGTCTTCGGCTCCGTACGCGAAGCCGTCCACGCCACCGGAGCGGACGCCACCGTCGTCTTCGTCCCGCCGGCGTTCACCGGGGCGGCCGTCACCGAGGCCGTGGACGCCGGCATCGGGCTCGCCGTCGTCATCACCGAAGGCGTGCCCGTCCACGACGCCGTCGCCTTCACCGCGTACGCGAAAGCGCGCGGGACACGGGTCATCGGGCCCAACTGCCCCGGCCTGATCAGCCCTGGACAGTCCAACGCAGGGATCATCCCCGCCGACATCGCGCCCGCGCCGGGCGTGATCGGACTCGTCTCCAAGTCCGGCACGCTCACGTACCAACTGATGCACGAGCTGCGGGACATCGGCTTCTCCTCGGCCGTCGGCATCGGCGGCGACCCCGTCATCGGGACGAGCCACATCGACTGCCTCGCCGCCTTCGAGGCCGATCCGGACACCGAGCTCATCGTGCTGATCGGCGAGATCGGGGGTGACGCGGAGGAACGTGCGGCGACAGTTATCAGAGAACAGATTTCAAAGTCTGTCATCGCATACATCGCCGGCTTCACGGCACCGGAAGGCAGGACCATGGGCCATGCCGGCGCCATCGTCTCCGGTTCCACCGGCACGGCGCACGCCAAGAAGGCGGCACTCGAAGCCGCCGGAGTCACCGTCGGCTCCACCCCCAGCGAGACCGCACAGCTGGTACGCGACCATCTCGCCCGGTGA
- a CDS encoding serine hydrolase domain-containing protein, with the protein MRIKNVSIVLAGSAVTATLVASPAGAATSPLPNPSVTAVLNVQKQAMANGAPGALTRIDSGTSSYRISRGQADTATHAAMDADRRFRVGSVSKSFTTVVLMQLAAEGRLDLDASANTYLPKPLPDDRITVRHLLSHRSGLWDYTNDMFYYTVPGFESVRNKVFTYQELIDLSTAHKVNNEPGAAHSYSNTNFVVLGRLIEHLTGVPMATHYQQRVFEPLKLRNTSYVHPGTAISDSHARGYLRQDDTTLPLVDSTEQTVSWGQSAGAVISNAADLNRFFSSLVSGKLVPQAQLQQMMSMVPVNSDGTQSYGLGLRGRKLSCGVTVYGHTGTVQGYYTYAFTTADGKRSMTSMANTSNNGTVNTVLGGTLEAAFCGTTVAKADKFAPSDAEGFTEDIAPQVVRH; encoded by the coding sequence ATGCGCATCAAGAACGTGAGCATCGTGCTCGCAGGCTCCGCCGTGACGGCCACCCTGGTCGCCTCTCCGGCCGGCGCAGCCACCTCCCCCCTGCCCAACCCCTCCGTCACCGCCGTCCTCAACGTGCAGAAGCAGGCCATGGCCAACGGGGCGCCCGGCGCCCTCACCCGCATCGACTCGGGCACCTCGAGCTACCGCATCTCGAGGGGACAGGCCGACACCGCCACTCACGCCGCGATGGACGCCGACCGCCGGTTCCGGGTCGGCAGTGTCAGCAAGAGCTTCACCACGGTGGTGCTCATGCAGCTGGCGGCCGAGGGACGTCTCGACCTCGACGCCTCGGCGAACACCTACCTCCCGAAGCCGCTGCCGGACGACCGCATCACCGTGCGGCACCTGCTCAGCCACCGCAGCGGTCTGTGGGACTACACCAACGACATGTTCTACTACACCGTTCCGGGCTTCGAGTCGGTGCGGAACAAGGTGTTCACCTACCAGGAGCTGATCGACCTGTCGACGGCCCACAAGGTGAACAACGAACCGGGAGCCGCCCACAGCTACTCCAACACCAACTTCGTCGTGCTGGGCCGGCTCATCGAGCACCTCACCGGTGTGCCGATGGCCACCCACTACCAGCAGCGCGTCTTCGAGCCGCTGAAGCTCAGGAACACCTCCTACGTGCACCCGGGGACCGCCATCTCCGATTCCCACGCACGTGGCTACCTGCGCCAGGACGACACCACGCTGCCGCTGGTCGACTCCACCGAACAGACCGTCTCCTGGGGACAGTCGGCCGGAGCGGTCATCTCCAACGCGGCCGACCTCAACCGCTTCTTCTCCTCCCTCGTCTCCGGCAAGCTCGTCCCCCAGGCGCAGCTGCAGCAGATGATGAGCATGGTTCCGGTCAACTCGGACGGCACCCAGTCCTACGGACTCGGCCTGCGCGGCCGCAAGCTCTCGTGCGGCGTGACGGTGTACGGCCACACAGGCACCGTCCAGGGCTACTACACGTACGCCTTCACCACGGCCGACGGCAAGCGCAGCATGACGTCCATGGCGAACACCTCCAACAATGGAACCGTGAACACCGTTCTCGGGGGCACACTGGAGGCCGCTTTCTGCGGCACCACCGTCGCCAAGGCCGACAAGTTCGCGCCCTCCGACGCGGAGGGGTTCACCGAGGACATCGCTCCTCAGGTGGTCCGCCACTGA
- a CDS encoding aldehyde dehydrogenase family protein produces MAAPLNHPRTLVPKPGTSWAEAWQRCLTIAPEAFTDDRVLNLWDSRWQADGRPLTATSPVDGGPIAGPPRLDAATAHQAVRASLDQHRAWRHIPLPERRARVAATLDALTEHRELLSLLLVHEIGKPWRLAQADVDRAIDGARWYVDGIETMLAGRTPLAGPVSNIASWNYPMSVLVHAMLVQALAGNAVIAKAPTDGGLSCLTLACALAAREGIPVTLVSGSGGELSEALVRAPEIGCVSFVGGRDTGARIATAVADLGKRHILEQEGLNTWGIWNYSDWDALTAVIPKLFDYGKQRCTAYPRFVVQRTAFADFLAAYLPAVRSIRLGHPLAVEHPDDPLPELDFGPLINAAKAKELTDQVAEAIDRGAVPLHRGSLTDGHFLPGQDTSAYVAPVTLLGPPPSSPLHHAEPFGPVDTIVLVDTEAELLAAMNASNGALVATLSTDDPDTYERLSPQIRAFKVGRGKPRSRGDREELFGGFGASWRGAFVGGELLVKAVTEGDPGERLPGNFPDYQLNA; encoded by the coding sequence ATGGCAGCACCCCTCAACCATCCCCGCACCCTCGTCCCCAAGCCCGGCACCTCCTGGGCCGAGGCCTGGCAGCGCTGTCTGACCATCGCCCCCGAGGCGTTCACCGACGACCGCGTCCTCAACCTCTGGGACAGCCGCTGGCAGGCCGACGGCCGCCCCCTCACCGCCACCAGCCCCGTCGACGGCGGCCCGATCGCCGGCCCGCCCCGCCTCGACGCGGCCACCGCCCACCAGGCCGTCCGCGCCTCGCTCGACCAGCACCGCGCCTGGCGCCACATCCCGCTGCCCGAACGCCGCGCCCGCGTCGCCGCCACCCTCGACGCCCTCACCGAGCATCGCGAACTGCTCTCCCTGCTGCTCGTCCACGAGATCGGCAAGCCCTGGCGGCTCGCGCAGGCCGACGTCGACCGGGCCATCGACGGGGCGCGCTGGTACGTCGACGGCATCGAGACGATGCTCGCCGGCCGCACCCCTCTCGCCGGCCCCGTCTCCAACATCGCGAGCTGGAACTACCCGATGTCCGTCCTCGTCCACGCGATGCTCGTCCAGGCACTGGCCGGAAACGCGGTCATCGCCAAGGCACCCACCGACGGCGGACTGTCCTGCCTCACCCTCGCCTGCGCGCTCGCCGCCCGCGAGGGAATCCCCGTCACCCTGGTCAGCGGCAGCGGCGGCGAACTGTCCGAAGCCCTCGTCCGCGCCCCCGAGATCGGCTGTGTCTCCTTCGTCGGCGGCCGCGACACCGGCGCCCGCATCGCCACCGCGGTGGCCGACCTCGGCAAGCGCCACATCCTCGAACAGGAGGGCCTCAACACCTGGGGCATCTGGAACTACTCCGACTGGGACGCCCTGACCGCCGTCATCCCCAAGCTCTTCGACTACGGCAAGCAGCGCTGCACCGCCTACCCGCGCTTCGTCGTGCAGCGCACCGCGTTCGCCGACTTCCTCGCCGCCTACCTTCCCGCGGTCCGCTCGATCCGCCTGGGCCACCCCCTGGCCGTCGAGCACCCCGACGACCCGCTCCCCGAGCTGGACTTCGGCCCCCTCATCAACGCCGCGAAGGCCAAGGAGCTGACCGACCAGGTCGCCGAGGCCATCGACCGCGGCGCCGTCCCGCTCCACCGCGGCTCCCTCACGGACGGTCACTTCCTGCCCGGCCAGGACACCAGCGCCTACGTCGCGCCCGTCACCCTCCTGGGCCCGCCGCCGTCCTCCCCGCTCCACCACGCCGAACCCTTCGGACCCGTCGACACCATCGTCCTCGTCGACACCGAGGCGGAACTGCTCGCCGCGATGAACGCCTCCAACGGAGCCCTCGTCGCCACCCTCTCCACCGACGACCCGGACACCTACGAGCGGCTGTCGCCGCAGATCCGCGCCTTCAAGGTGGGCCGCGGAAAGCCCCGCTCACGCGGCGACCGCGAGGAACTGTTCGGCGGCTTCGGCGCCTCCTGGCGCGGCGCGTTCGTCGGAGGCGAGCTGCTCGTGAAGGCGGTCACCGAAGGCGACCCGGGCGAAAGGCTCCCCGGCAACTTCCCCGACTACCAGCTCAACGCCTGA
- a CDS encoding thiamine pyrophosphate-binding protein: MPDDSQDRQQDLISGGHLVAKALKAEGVDVIYTLCGGHIIDIYDGCVDEGIEVVDVRHEQVAAHAADGYARITGKPGCAVVTAGPGTTDAVTGVANAFRAESPMLLIGGQGAHTQHKMGSLQDLPHVDMMTPITKFAATVPDTARAADMVSMAFRECYHGAPGPSFLEIPRDVLDAKVPVEKARVPEAGRYRASTRSAGDPEAVEKLADLLVHAEKPAILLGSQVWTTRATDAAVEFVRALNVPAYMNGAGRGTLPPGDPHHFQLSRRYAFANADVIVIVGTPFDFRMGYGKRLSPAATVVQIDLDYRTVGKNRDVDLGIVGDAGRILKSVVESVSGRLNGGSVKRKAWLEELRTAEQTALEKRLPQLRSEASPIHPYRLVSEINDFLTEDSIYIGDGGDIVTFSGQVVQPKSPGHWMDPGPLGTLGVGVPFVLAAKQARPDKEVVALFGDGAFSLTGWDFETLVRYNLPFVGIVGNNSSMNQIRYGQAQKYGLERERVGNTLGDVHYDEFARMLGGYGEEVRDPADIGPALRRARESGLPSLINVWVDPDAYAPGTMNQTMYK, encoded by the coding sequence ATGCCCGACGACAGCCAGGACCGTCAGCAGGACCTCATCTCCGGTGGGCATCTGGTCGCCAAGGCGCTCAAGGCCGAAGGGGTCGACGTCATCTACACCCTGTGCGGCGGTCACATCATCGACATCTACGACGGATGCGTGGACGAAGGCATCGAAGTCGTCGACGTACGCCACGAGCAGGTCGCGGCGCATGCAGCCGACGGCTACGCCCGGATCACCGGGAAGCCGGGCTGCGCCGTGGTCACGGCGGGGCCGGGGACCACGGACGCCGTCACCGGGGTGGCCAACGCCTTCCGGGCCGAGTCCCCCATGCTGCTGATCGGCGGTCAGGGCGCGCACACCCAGCACAAGATGGGGTCGCTGCAGGACCTGCCGCACGTCGACATGATGACGCCGATCACCAAGTTCGCCGCGACCGTCCCGGACACCGCGCGGGCGGCGGACATGGTCTCGATGGCGTTCCGCGAGTGCTACCACGGCGCTCCCGGACCGTCGTTCCTGGAGATCCCCCGTGATGTCCTGGACGCGAAGGTGCCGGTGGAGAAGGCGCGGGTGCCCGAGGCGGGGCGGTACCGGGCCTCGACGCGCTCGGCCGGCGATCCGGAGGCGGTGGAGAAGCTGGCGGATCTGCTGGTGCATGCGGAGAAGCCGGCGATCCTGCTGGGCAGTCAGGTGTGGACGACGCGGGCGACGGACGCGGCGGTCGAGTTCGTGCGGGCGCTCAATGTGCCCGCGTACATGAACGGCGCGGGGCGGGGCACGCTGCCGCCCGGGGATCCGCACCACTTCCAGCTGTCGCGGCGGTACGCGTTCGCCAACGCCGATGTGATCGTGATCGTCGGGACGCCGTTCGACTTCCGGATGGGGTACGGGAAGCGGCTGTCGCCGGCGGCGACGGTGGTGCAGATCGACCTGGACTACCGGACGGTCGGCAAGAACCGTGACGTCGATCTGGGGATCGTGGGTGACGCCGGGCGGATCCTGAAGTCCGTGGTCGAGTCGGTGTCCGGCCGTCTCAACGGCGGGTCGGTCAAGCGGAAGGCGTGGCTGGAGGAGCTCAGGACGGCGGAGCAGACGGCGCTCGAGAAGCGGCTGCCGCAGCTGAGGTCCGAGGCCTCCCCCATCCATCCGTACCGTCTCGTGAGCGAGATCAACGACTTCCTGACCGAGGATTCGATCTACATCGGCGACGGCGGCGACATCGTCACGTTCTCCGGGCAGGTCGTGCAGCCCAAGTCGCCCGGGCACTGGATGGACCCGGGTCCGCTGGGCACGCTCGGTGTCGGTGTTCCGTTCGTGCTGGCGGCGAAGCAGGCCCGGCCGGACAAGGAGGTCGTGGCCCTCTTCGGTGACGGCGCGTTCAGTCTCACCGGGTGGGACTTCGAGACGCTGGTCCGCTACAACCTCCCCTTCGTCGGGATCGTCGGCAACAACTCGTCGATGAATCAGATCCGTTACGGCCAGGCGCAGAAGTACGGCCTGGAGCGTGAGCGGGTCGGCAACACACTCGGGGACGTCCACTACGACGAGTTCGCGCGGATGCTGGGCGGTTACGGCGAGGAGGTCCGCGACCCGGCCGACATCGGGCCGGCGTTGCGGCGTGCGCGTGAGTCGGGGCTGCCGTCGCTGATCAACGTCTGGGTGGACCCGGACGCGTACGCCCCCGGGACCATGAACCAGACCATGTACAAGTGA
- a CDS encoding SRPBCC family protein encodes MHTVDTTAPVVVSLTTTIDAPLATVWALHTGIDNWPVWNVDIDQARLSGPAAVGNDFTWRTHGMTITSTIHELVAEQRIVWGGTVEGIVGIHAWTFEQTGDHVIVHTEESWSGDAVDAGTDELAAALKASLESWLDCLKARAERTT; translated from the coding sequence ATGCACACCGTCGACACCACCGCCCCCGTCGTCGTCAGCCTGACGACGACCATCGACGCCCCGCTCGCCACCGTCTGGGCGCTGCACACCGGCATCGACAACTGGCCGGTCTGGAACGTCGACATCGACCAGGCCAGGCTCAGCGGGCCGGCCGCGGTCGGCAACGACTTCACCTGGCGCACCCACGGGATGACCATCACGTCCACCATCCACGAACTCGTCGCCGAACAGCGGATCGTCTGGGGCGGGACCGTCGAGGGCATCGTCGGCATCCACGCATGGACCTTCGAGCAGACCGGGGACCACGTCATCGTCCACACCGAGGAGTCCTGGAGCGGAGATGCCGTGGACGCCGGGACGGACGAACTCGCCGCGGCCCTGAAGGCCTCCCTGGAGAGCTGGCTCGACTGCCTCAAGGCACGCGCCGAGCGGACGACCTGA
- a CDS encoding ABC transporter permease — protein sequence MSVAAPDAPVTTGVITTPSRLVNEVDNRDAYVSFGLAYLLGHGAAAVSQGDNPILGLPGWLPITLLGIGLATGITQATVAALRAQRGATGPDILTGKLLGAAWVAAFTALFLAITGLTSALGMPELQSILWPAGSGLVVGLLYLAEGAARRNLLHYSLGVWLALTSTAALFLGTPGLYWVLAVAGGGAYALAAVLERRRLTRYAGRPQR from the coding sequence ATGTCCGTCGCAGCCCCCGACGCTCCGGTCACCACCGGCGTCATAACCACCCCGAGTCGTCTCGTGAACGAGGTCGACAACCGCGATGCCTACGTCAGCTTCGGTCTCGCCTACCTGCTGGGACACGGCGCCGCCGCGGTCTCCCAGGGCGACAACCCCATCCTCGGCCTGCCCGGCTGGCTGCCCATCACACTCCTCGGAATCGGCCTGGCAACCGGCATCACCCAGGCCACCGTCGCCGCCCTGCGCGCCCAGCGCGGGGCCACCGGGCCGGACATCCTCACCGGCAAACTGCTCGGCGCCGCCTGGGTCGCGGCCTTCACCGCCCTGTTCCTCGCCATCACCGGCCTGACGTCCGCCCTCGGCATGCCAGAACTGCAGTCCATCCTCTGGCCCGCCGGCTCCGGCCTCGTCGTCGGGCTGCTCTACCTCGCCGAAGGCGCCGCACGTCGCAACCTGCTCCACTACAGCCTCGGCGTCTGGCTGGCTCTGACCTCCACCGCGGCGCTCTTCCTCGGCACCCCCGGCCTCTACTGGGTCCTCGCCGTCGCAGGCGGCGGCGCCTACGCCCTCGCCGCGGTCCTCGAACGCCGCCGCCTCACCCGGTACGCAGGGCGTCCCCAGCGGTGA
- a CDS encoding carotenoid oxygenase family protein, whose protein sequence is MSSKPYLTGHYTPVADEITATGLTVEGSLPPELTGRLIRNSHNPKPGVTPTHWFKGSGMVHGIRLREGRAEWYRNRWVHTPALEGAPYMTERGPDLTVSTAGTHVIEHAGRLLALCEANFPFELTPDLETVGAHDFNGRLRTAMTAHPKEDPVTGELHFFGSSPFPPFLTYYVCDAKGEIVHSAEILGATASLKHDFAITRRHVVFIEGNVTFDPAEHSGIPYGWSDQQPSRIGVMPRTGDGAGHVRWFSIEPGNMLHVANAYEDGQGRIVLEGPTVDREGFQLSWNWWVGAPERGTEPNTRSYTRRWVIDTATGTVDEQIIDDLAVEFPTLNEDYLGAENRYQYAVSFPDQEGFGGYGVVKYDRTTGARRIHQVGDARLPSEAVFVPAAGATNEDDGYLLTVVSDLKQDASQLLVLDASGLDRIATVHLPRRVTAGIHGSWIPDSALDISED, encoded by the coding sequence ATGAGCAGCAAGCCCTATCTGACCGGCCACTACACCCCCGTCGCCGACGAGATCACCGCCACCGGCCTCACCGTCGAGGGCTCCCTGCCCCCCGAGCTGACCGGCCGTCTGATCCGCAACAGCCACAACCCCAAGCCCGGCGTCACCCCGACCCACTGGTTCAAGGGCAGTGGCATGGTCCACGGCATCCGCCTCCGCGAGGGCCGCGCCGAGTGGTACCGCAACCGCTGGGTGCACACCCCCGCCCTCGAGGGCGCTCCGTACATGACCGAGCGCGGCCCGGACCTGACGGTGAGCACCGCGGGGACCCACGTCATCGAGCACGCCGGGCGGCTGCTCGCGCTGTGCGAGGCGAACTTCCCCTTCGAACTCACCCCGGACCTGGAGACGGTCGGCGCCCATGACTTCAACGGCCGACTGCGCACCGCCATGACGGCGCACCCCAAGGAGGATCCGGTGACGGGGGAACTCCACTTCTTCGGCTCCTCGCCCTTCCCGCCGTTCCTGACGTACTACGTCTGCGACGCCAAGGGGGAGATCGTCCACAGCGCCGAGATCCTGGGCGCGACCGCCTCGCTCAAGCACGACTTCGCCATCACCCGCCGCCACGTCGTCTTCATCGAGGGCAACGTCACCTTCGACCCCGCCGAACACTCCGGCATCCCCTACGGCTGGAGCGACCAGCAGCCCTCCCGGATCGGTGTCATGCCCCGTACGGGCGACGGAGCCGGGCACGTCCGCTGGTTCTCCATCGAACCGGGCAACATGCTGCACGTCGCCAACGCCTACGAGGACGGCCAGGGCCGCATCGTCCTGGAAGGCCCCACCGTGGACCGCGAAGGGTTCCAGCTCTCCTGGAACTGGTGGGTGGGCGCGCCCGAGCGTGGCACGGAGCCCAACACCCGTTCGTACACGCGCCGGTGGGTCATCGACACCGCGACCGGCACCGTCGACGAGCAGATCATCGACGACCTCGCCGTGGAGTTTCCGACCCTCAACGAGGACTACCTGGGCGCCGAGAACCGCTACCAGTACGCGGTATCCTTCCCCGACCAGGAAGGTTTCGGCGGCTACGGCGTCGTCAAGTACGACCGCACCACCGGCGCCCGCCGCATTCACCAGGTCGGTGACGCCCGGCTGCCCAGCGAGGCGGTGTTCGTCCCCGCGGCCGGCGCCACCAACGAGGACGACGGGTATCTGCTCACCGTCGTCTCCGACCTCAAGCAGGACGCCTCGCAACTGCTGGTCCTGGACGCCTCCGGCCTCGACCGGATCGCCACCGTCCACCTGCCCCGCCGCGTGACCGCCGGGATCCACGGCTCCTGGATCCCGGACAGCGCCCTGGACATCAGCGAGGACTGA